Sequence from the Nitrospirota bacterium genome:
CATGACCCTCGATCCCTTCAAACTTCTCTTCCCTTCAGGGACTTCACCGCCATCAAACCTATAGTACATACAACCCCCATAATATTGGAAAGGAGGCTTACCCCACGACCGGGTTCCCACGCCTCACTGAAGGGTTACAAGCCAATCTTACCATTCTTCCCAAGCGGCTGGATAATCCCGAAGTAATTCGGTAGTACTTCCGAAGAACTGCGATCCCATCCTTTTCCTCCCAGAACATCCTTGTACTTCTTGTGTACCGAGTGATAAGCATGGGCACCGCCTGACAGGCTCCTCCCATAAGCAAACACTATCCCTGCAGGATTATAGAATAGTCCTGACGGATCATCCGATACTGCTGTATATGCCCCGCCCATACCGGCGGCCCTATCGCCGATAATGATATTGTTGTAATGATATTCATCAGCATAACTTATGGAACTTAAGTATGGAAGACAGTAACTTATTGATAGAAAAATCAGTGCACATAAGACTTGACTTAATAACCTAAACTTTTTAACAGACCTACCGGAGCCTGACATTTTTGCGAAACCTCTCATTTACTGTCTGCTGTTTTTTTTCTGTTAGATTATTTTCCAAAAGAAGTGTATCAATCTTATCAATCCGCTCTGTGAACAGAGGATGTGCCCCTGTGTCTGCTTTTTCTCCGGCGTCATTTATTGAGACCTTTTTAAGATACCGTGACAAAGCCGAAGGGTCATATCCGGCGGTTGTTATAATCATAGTACCGAGCCTGTCTGCATCCATCTCATCATTTTTCTTGAAACCCTTTTCAAATAGTATATCCACTGCCTCATCAACCATCTGTGTAAAAACACCGCGTAATGTTTCTGTGGTTCCTCCGATTATCTTTGCAAGCCCTGCCACAGCAGACTTATCAGAGCCTATTATATTTAACTCTTTCACTATATGTCTTTCAGAGATGTGTGCTATCTCATGGGCCAACACACCTGCAAGCTCAGCCTCGTCATCCATAGCTTGCAGCGCCCCTTTGGTAATAAAGATATAGCCTCCGGGGGCAGCATAAGCATTTAC
This genomic interval carries:
- a CDS encoding M48 family metalloprotease yields the protein MMRYFKYLNTCILLFFILTVCCLPASEASDDFRKRSPQKEQTFTEEDDVMAEIVFGRELAARIIGRYSIYQDKDVTQYVNLVGKGLAQYTNRPEIEFRFAVLDTDIVNAYAAPGGYIFITKGALQAMDDEAELAGVLAHEIAHISERHIVKELNIIGSDKSAVAGLAKIIGGTTETLRGVFTQMVDEAVDILFEKGFKKNDEMDADRLGTMIITTAGYDPSALSRYLKKVSINDAGEKADTGAHPLFTERIDKIDTLLLENNLTEKKQQTVNERFRKNVRLR